A genomic region of Arachis hypogaea cultivar Tifrunner chromosome 5, arahy.Tifrunner.gnm2.J5K5, whole genome shotgun sequence contains the following coding sequences:
- the LOC114924079 gene encoding deacetoxyvindoline 4-hydroxylase-like — MVEAAHEDGGYDRNKELKLLDETKAGVKGLVDAGLTKLPKIFVHDNHKVNVSSFSSATNVTIPVIDLGSLHEEGNSRHEIIQKVKDAGENWGFFQVVNHDIPKSVLDEMLDGVRRFHEQDAEVKKKFYSRDITKRVFYNTNFNFYKASEVNWRDTLSCLLAPGPLDPHQLPCICRDVTIKYLDHVKKLALTLLELFSEALGLERSYLKDIDCAEGIFMLGHYYPPCPEPELTWGLSSHTDVGFITILLQDQVGGLQVFYENQWIDVTPIPGAFIINLGDMMQVYANDKNEITRSLFLKCQRRWYFISMEESMEVPNMH, encoded by the exons ATGGTGGAAGCAGCTCATGAAGACGGAGGTTATGATAGAAACAAGGAATTAAAGCTTCTTGATGAAACAAAAGCAGGTGTGAAGGGCCTTGTTGATGCTGGTTTGACTAAGTTACCAAAGATATTCGTTCATGACAACCATAAAGTCAACGTTTCTTCCTTCTCCTCTGCTACCAATGTTACTATTCCAGTTATTGATTTGGGATCATTACACGAAGAAGGTAATTCACGCCATGAGATCATTCAGAAAGTCAAAGATGCGGGTGAGAACTGGGGTTTCTTTCAAGTGGTCAACCATGACATTCCAAAGAGTGTTTTGGATGAAATGCTTGACGGGGTGCGTAGATTCCATGAGCAAGACGCtgaggtgaagaaaaaattctaCTCACGTGATATTACAAAGAGGGTGTTCTACAACACAAACTTCAACTTTTATAAAGCTTCAGAGGTTAATTGGAGGGACACCCTCTCTTGTCTATTGGCACCAGGGCCCCTTGACCCTCACCAACTCCCTTGTATTTGCAG AGATGTAACAATTAAATACTTAGATCATGTCAAAAAACTGGCACTGACTCTGTTAGAATTGTTTTCTGAGGCATTAGGCCTAGAACGCAGTTACCTTAAGGACATAGATTGTGCTGAAGGGATTTTCATGCTTGGACATTATTACCCTCCTTGCCCTGAGCCTGAACTCACTTGGGGGTTAAGTTCTCATACAGATGTGGGCTTCATAACTATACTTTTGCAAGACCAAGTTGGTGGACTTCAAGTCTTCTATGAAAACCAGTGGATTGATGTCACTCCTATTCCTGGTGCTTTCATCATTAATCTTGGTGATATGATGCAG GTTTATGCAAACGATAAGAATGAAATAACTAGGTCCTTGTTCTTGAAATGCCAAAGGAGATGGTATTTTATCAGCATGGAAGAATCAATGGAAGTTCCAAATATGCATTAG
- the LOC112802811 gene encoding pre-mRNA cleavage factor Im 25 kDa subunit 2: MVVNLYPISHYEFGPKETKVEKDSSVPAHFDRLREIFQKEGMRTSVAGVLLVQEHDYPHLLLLKKIGETFKNLPGGRLKPGENEIEGLKRKLTSKLGPRLQNLVPNWEIGECVARWWRPNFENFMYPHCPAHIKKPKECRVLYMVHLSDREYFEVPKNLKLFAVPMFDLYDNAQAYGPVISSIPEQISRFEFRMNN; this comes from the exons atggtagTGAACTTATACCCTATTTCTCACTACGAATTCGGCCCCAAAGAGACCAAGGTTGAGAAGGACTCCTCCGTCCCCGCTCACTTTGATCGTCTGAGAGAGAT CTTTCAAAAAGAAGGAATGAGAACCAGCGTTGCAGGCGTCTTACTG GTACAAGAACACGATTATCCTCATTTACTACTTCTTAAAAAAATCGGAGAAACATTCAAAAACCTTCCAGGAGGACGGCTCAAGCCAGGAGAGAATG AAATTGAGGGCTTGAAGAGAAAGTTGACTAGCAAGCTCGGTCCTAGGTTGCAAAATCTTGTGCCTAACTGGGAG ATAGGTGAATGTGTGGCAAGATGGTGGAGGCCGAACTTTGAAAACTTTATGTATCCACACTGTCCTGCTCACATAAAAAAACCAAAG GAGTGCAGAGTGCTTTACATGGTCCATTTATCTGATAGAGAATACTTTGAGGTGCCGAAAAATCTAAAACTTTTTGCTGTTCCAATGTTTGACCTGTATGACAATGCTCAG GCATATGGTCCCGTTATATCCAGCATTCCTGAGCAGATTTCCAGATTTGAGTTTAGAATGAACAACTAA
- the LOC112802809 gene encoding deacetoxyvindoline 4-hydroxylase isoform X1 translates to MMEAVHEDGGYDRNKELKLFDETKAGVKGLVDAGLTKLPKIFVHDNHKVNVSSFSSATNVTIPVIDLGSLHEEGNSRHEIIQKVKDAGENWGFFHVVNHDIPQCVLDEMLDGVRRFHEQDAEVKREFYSRDITKRVFYNTHFNFYKASEVNWRDTLSCLLAPGPLDPHQLPCICRDVTIKYLDHVKKLALTLLELFSEALGLERSYLKDIDCAKGIFMLGHYYPPCPEPELTWGLSSHTDVGFVTILLQDLVGGLQVFYENQWIDVTPIPGAFIINLANHK, encoded by the exons ATGATGGAAGCAGTTCATGAAGATGGAGGCTATGATAGGAACAAGGAATTAAAGCTTTTTGATGAAACAAAAGCAGGTGTGAAGGGTCTTGTTGATGCTGGTTTGACTAAGTTACCAAAGATATTCGTTCATGACAACCATAAAGTCAACGTTTCTTCCTTCTCCTCTGCTACCAATGTTACTATTCCAGTTATTGATTTGGGATCATTACACGAAGAAGGTAATTCACGCCATGAAATCATTCAGAAAGTGAAAGATGCGGGTGAGAACTGGGGTTTCTTTCATGTGGTCAACCATGACATTCCACAGTGTGTTTTGGATGAAATGCTTGACGGGGTGCGTAGATTCCATGAGCAAGATGCTGAGGTGAAGAGAGAATTCTATTCACGTGATATTACAAAGAGAGTGTTCTACAACACACACTTCAACTTTTATAAAGCTTCAGAGGTTAATTGGAGGGACACCCTCTCTTGTCTATTGGCACCAGGGCCCCTTGACCCTCACCAACTCCCTTGTATTTGCAG AGATGTAACAATTAAATACTTAGATCATGTCAAGAAACTGGCACTGACTCTGTTAGAATTGTTCTCGGAGGCATTAGGCCTAGAACGCAGTTACCTTAAGGACATAGATTGTGCTAAAGGGATTTTCATGCTGGGACATTATTACCCTCCTTGCCCTGAGCCTGAACTCACTTGGGGGTTAAGTTCTCATACAGATGTGGGCTTTGTAACTATACTTCTACAAGACCTTGTTGGTGGACTTCAAGTCTTCTATGAAAACCAGTGGATTGATGTCACTCCTATTCCTGGTGCTTTCATCATTAATCTTG CTAATCACAAATGA
- the LOC112802809 gene encoding deacetoxyvindoline 4-hydroxylase isoform X2: protein MMEAVHEDGGYDRNKELKLFDETKAGVKGLVDAGLTKLPKIFVHDNHKVNVSSFSSATNVTIPVIDLGSLHEEGNSRHEIIQKVKDAGENWGFFHVVNHDIPQCVLDEMLDGVRRFHEQDAEVKREFYSRDITKRVFYNTHFNFYKASEVNWRDTLSCLLAPGPLDPHQLPCICRDVTIKYLDHVKKLALTLLELFSEALGLERSYLKDIDCAKGIFMLGHYYPPCPEPELTWGLSSHTDVGFVTILLQDLVGGLQVFYENQWIDVTPIPGAFIINLGNMMQLITNDKFISVKHRVLAQKVGPRVSVSCSLRQHVQDECLRMYGPIKELVTKENPPIYKEMKMSDLVKLAYTKELDDDVSLLKHFRI, encoded by the exons ATGATGGAAGCAGTTCATGAAGATGGAGGCTATGATAGGAACAAGGAATTAAAGCTTTTTGATGAAACAAAAGCAGGTGTGAAGGGTCTTGTTGATGCTGGTTTGACTAAGTTACCAAAGATATTCGTTCATGACAACCATAAAGTCAACGTTTCTTCCTTCTCCTCTGCTACCAATGTTACTATTCCAGTTATTGATTTGGGATCATTACACGAAGAAGGTAATTCACGCCATGAAATCATTCAGAAAGTGAAAGATGCGGGTGAGAACTGGGGTTTCTTTCATGTGGTCAACCATGACATTCCACAGTGTGTTTTGGATGAAATGCTTGACGGGGTGCGTAGATTCCATGAGCAAGATGCTGAGGTGAAGAGAGAATTCTATTCACGTGATATTACAAAGAGAGTGTTCTACAACACACACTTCAACTTTTATAAAGCTTCAGAGGTTAATTGGAGGGACACCCTCTCTTGTCTATTGGCACCAGGGCCCCTTGACCCTCACCAACTCCCTTGTATTTGCAG AGATGTAACAATTAAATACTTAGATCATGTCAAGAAACTGGCACTGACTCTGTTAGAATTGTTCTCGGAGGCATTAGGCCTAGAACGCAGTTACCTTAAGGACATAGATTGTGCTAAAGGGATTTTCATGCTGGGACATTATTACCCTCCTTGCCCTGAGCCTGAACTCACTTGGGGGTTAAGTTCTCATACAGATGTGGGCTTTGTAACTATACTTCTACAAGACCTTGTTGGTGGACTTCAAGTCTTCTATGAAAACCAGTGGATTGATGTCACTCCTATTCCTGGTGCTTTCATCATTAATCTTGGTAATATGATGCAG CTAATCACAAATGACAAGTTTATTAGCGTCAAGCACAGAGTTCTTGCTCAGAAAGTAGGTCCACGAGTTTCGGTTTCATGCTCTCTGAGACAACATGTTCAGGATGAATGTCTAAGAATGTATGGACCAATAAAAGAGTTGGTGACAAAAGAGAATCCTCCAATTTATAAGGAAATGAAAATGTCGGACTTGGTTAAACTGGCGTATACCAAAGAGCTAGATGACGATGTCTCTCTACTAAAACACTTCAGGATATGA
- the LOC112802806 gene encoding 1-aminocyclopropane-1-carboxylate oxidase homolog 1 isoform X1 — MKVPTMELESVNDSNCDRKAEVQAFEDSKSGVKGLLDSGVTKIPSMFYVKLDPSDNTKQSDSNFSIPAIDLQDIDKSSSLRGKVVDQIRSASQKWGFFQVINHGVPEDVMDEMINGICRFHEQEAELKKPFYSRENSKKVRYFSNGKLFRDYAATWRDTISFVANPDISNPEQLPEVCRDIVCEYTKQVRALGIIILELLSEALGLDSSYLTKEMDCAEALYIMGQYYPQCPEPELTMGLTKHTDCDFITILLQDQIGGLQVLHQNQWVDVPPIQGALVVNIGDILQLMSNDKFISVYHRVLSKTIGPRISVSSFFMNFTISECTSKVYGPIKELLSDENPPRYRDITMKEILTNYYAKCLDGNSYLIPLRDIVFEYAKQVRALGIIIFELLSEALGLNSSYLKDMDAAEALHIMGNYYPHCPEPDLTLGLTKHTDFDFMTILLQDQIGGLQVLHQNQWVDVPPMQGALVVNIGDILQLMSNDKFVSVYHRVKAKTVGPRISVTTFFMDLTTSECTSQVYGPIKELLSDENPPLYRDVTRKEIMENYYAKGLDGNSYLIPLRL, encoded by the exons ATGAAGGTTCCTACCATGGAGTTAGAGTCAGTTAATGATTCTAATTGTGACAGAAAAGCTGAAGTACAAGCATTTGAAGATTCAAAATCTGGTGTAAAAGGTCTGCTAGATTCTGGGGTGACAAAGATTCCCAGCATGTTCTATGTCAAGTTAGACCCTTCAGACAACACCAAACAAAGTGACTCAAATTTCAGCATCCCAGCCATAGATCTTCAAGACATAGACAAGAGTTCATCGCTTCGCGGCAAAGTAGTTGACCAGATTAGAAGTGCATCTCAGAAGTGGGGATTCTTCCAAGTGATCAACCATGGTGTTCCTGAAGATGTTATGGATGAGATGATCAATGGAATCTGTAGGTTTCATGAACAAGAAGCTGAATTAAAGAAACCGTTTTACTCAAGGGAGAACAGCAAGAAAGTCAGGTACTTCTCCAATGGCAAGTTGTTCAGAGACTATGCTGCTACTTGGAGGGATACTATTTCATTTGTTGCAAATCCTGATATTTCCAATCCAGAACAATTACCAGAAGTGTGTAG AGATATTGTGTGTGAATATACAAAACAAGTAAGGGCATTGGGTATTATAATCCTTGAGCTTCTGTCAGAGGCTCTTGGCCTTGATTCTTCTTACCTTACTAAAGAGATGGATTGTGCTGAGGCACTTTATATTATGGGTCAGTACTATCCACAATGCCCTGAACCTGAGTTAACTATGGGGCTCACAAAGCACACTGATTGTGACTTCATAACTATACTTCTGCAAGACCAAATTGGTGGTCTTCAAGTTCTTCATCAGAATCAATGGGTGGATGTTCCTCCAATACAAGGTGCTCTTGTTGTAAACATTGGAGATATTCTACAG CTTATGAGCAATGACAAGTTTATCAGTGTTTATCACCGGGTTTTGTCCAAGACAATAGGCCCTAGAATTTCAGTATCAAGCTTCTTCATGAACTTCACCATATCTGAGTGTACATCAAAAGTTTATGGTCCAATCAAGGAATTGTTATCAGATGAAAACCCTCCGCGATACAGGGACATTACAATGAAAGAAATCTTGACAAATTATTATGCAAAATGCCTTGATGGCAACTCTTACTTGATCCCTTTAAG AGATATTGTGTTTGAATATGCAAAACAAGTAAGGGCATTGGGTATTATAATCTTTGAGCTGTTGTCAGAGGCTCTTGGCCTTAACTCTTCTTACCTTAAAGACATGGATGCTGCTGAGGCACTTCATATTATGGGTAATTACTACCCACACTGCCCTGAACCTGACTTAACCTTGGGACTTACAAAGCACACTGATTTTGATTTCATGACAATACTTCTGCAAGACCAAATTGGTGGTCTTCAAGTTCTTCATCAGAATCAATGGGTTGATGTTCCTCCAATGCAAGGTGCTCTTGTTGTGAACATTGGAGATATTCTACAG ctTATGAGCAATGACAAGTTTGTCAGTGTTTATCACCGGGTTAAGGCCAAGACAGTAGGTCCTAGAATTTCAGTAACAACCTTCTTCATGGACCTTACCACATCTGAGTGTACATCGCAGGTTTATGGTCCAATAAAGGAACTGTTATCAGATGAAAACCCTCCACTATACAGAGATGTTACTAGGAAAGAAATCATGGAAAATTATTATGCAAAAGGCCTTGATGGAAACTCTTACTTGATCCCTTTAAGGTTATGA
- the LOC112802806 gene encoding 1-aminocyclopropane-1-carboxylate oxidase homolog 1 isoform X3, whose translation MESESVGDSTYDRKAEVQAFDDSKTGVKGLLDSGMTKIPSMFYVKLDPLENTKPSDSNFSIPIIDLQDIYKSSLLRCQVVDQIRSASQKWGFFQVINHGVPKDVMDEMISGICRFHEQEAELKKPFYSRDSNKKVRYFSNSKLFRDYAATWRDTISFVANPDLLNPEQLPAVCRDIVFEYAKQVRALGIIIFELLSEALGLNSSYLKDMDAAEALHIMGNYYPHCPEPDLTLGLTKHTDFDFMTILLQDQIGGLQVLHQNQWVDVPPMQGALVVNIGDILQLMSNDKFVSVYHRVKAKTVGPRISVTTFFMDLTTSECTSQVYGPIKELLSDENPPLYRDVTRKEIMENYYAKGLDGNSYLIPLRL comes from the exons ATGGAGTCAGAATCAGTTGGTGATTCTACTTATGACAGAAAAGCTGAAGTACAAGCATTTGATGATTCAAAAACTGGTGTAAAAGGTCTCTTAGATTCTGGGATGACAAAGATTCCTAGCATGTTCTATGTCAAGTTAGACCCTTTAGAAAACACCAAACCAAGTGACTCAAATTTCAGCATCCCAATCATAGATCTTCAAGACATATACAAGAGTTCATTGCTTCGCTGCCAAGTAGTTGATCAGATTAGAAGTGCATCTCAGAAATGGGGATTCTTTCAAGTGATCAACCATGGTGTTCCTAAAGATGTTATGGATGAGATGATCAGTGGAATCTGTAGGTTTCATGAACAAGAAGCTGAATTAAAGAAACCATTTTATTCAAGGGATAGCAACAAGAAAGTTAGGTATTTCTCCAATAGTAAGCTTTTCAGAGACTATGCTGCTACTTGGAGGGATACTATTTCATTTGTTGCAAATCCTGATCTTCTTAATCCAGAACAATTACCAGCAGTGTGTAG AGATATTGTGTTTGAATATGCAAAACAAGTAAGGGCATTGGGTATTATAATCTTTGAGCTGTTGTCAGAGGCTCTTGGCCTTAACTCTTCTTACCTTAAAGACATGGATGCTGCTGAGGCACTTCATATTATGGGTAATTACTACCCACACTGCCCTGAACCTGACTTAACCTTGGGACTTACAAAGCACACTGATTTTGATTTCATGACAATACTTCTGCAAGACCAAATTGGTGGTCTTCAAGTTCTTCATCAGAATCAATGGGTTGATGTTCCTCCAATGCAAGGTGCTCTTGTTGTGAACATTGGAGATATTCTACAG ctTATGAGCAATGACAAGTTTGTCAGTGTTTATCACCGGGTTAAGGCCAAGACAGTAGGTCCTAGAATTTCAGTAACAACCTTCTTCATGGACCTTACCACATCTGAGTGTACATCGCAGGTTTATGGTCCAATAAAGGAACTGTTATCAGATGAAAACCCTCCACTATACAGAGATGTTACTAGGAAAGAAATCATGGAAAATTATTATGCAAAAGGCCTTGATGGAAACTCTTACTTGATCCCTTTAAGGTTATGA
- the LOC112802806 gene encoding 1-aminocyclopropane-1-carboxylate oxidase homolog 1 isoform X2 produces MKVPTMELESVNDSNCDRKAEVQAFEDSKSGVKGLLDSGVTKIPSMFYVKLDPSDNTKQSDSNFSIPAIDLQDIDKSSSLRGKVVDQIRSASQKWGFFQVINHGVPEDVMDEMINGICRFHEQEAELKKPFYSRENSKKVRYFSNGKLFRDYAATWRDTISFVANPDISNPEQLPEVCRDIVCEYTKQVRALGIIILELLSEALGLDSSYLTKEMDCAEALYIMGQYYPQCPEPELTMGLTKHTDCDFITILLQDQIGGLQVLHQNQWVDVPPIQGALVVNIGDILQLMSNDKFISVYHRVLSKTIGPRISVSSFFMNFTISECTSKVYGPIKELLSDENPPRYRDITMKEILTNYYAKCLDGNSYLIPLRL; encoded by the exons ATGAAGGTTCCTACCATGGAGTTAGAGTCAGTTAATGATTCTAATTGTGACAGAAAAGCTGAAGTACAAGCATTTGAAGATTCAAAATCTGGTGTAAAAGGTCTGCTAGATTCTGGGGTGACAAAGATTCCCAGCATGTTCTATGTCAAGTTAGACCCTTCAGACAACACCAAACAAAGTGACTCAAATTTCAGCATCCCAGCCATAGATCTTCAAGACATAGACAAGAGTTCATCGCTTCGCGGCAAAGTAGTTGACCAGATTAGAAGTGCATCTCAGAAGTGGGGATTCTTCCAAGTGATCAACCATGGTGTTCCTGAAGATGTTATGGATGAGATGATCAATGGAATCTGTAGGTTTCATGAACAAGAAGCTGAATTAAAGAAACCGTTTTACTCAAGGGAGAACAGCAAGAAAGTCAGGTACTTCTCCAATGGCAAGTTGTTCAGAGACTATGCTGCTACTTGGAGGGATACTATTTCATTTGTTGCAAATCCTGATATTTCCAATCCAGAACAATTACCAGAAGTGTGTAG AGATATTGTGTGTGAATATACAAAACAAGTAAGGGCATTGGGTATTATAATCCTTGAGCTTCTGTCAGAGGCTCTTGGCCTTGATTCTTCTTACCTTACTAAAGAGATGGATTGTGCTGAGGCACTTTATATTATGGGTCAGTACTATCCACAATGCCCTGAACCTGAGTTAACTATGGGGCTCACAAAGCACACTGATTGTGACTTCATAACTATACTTCTGCAAGACCAAATTGGTGGTCTTCAAGTTCTTCATCAGAATCAATGGGTGGATGTTCCTCCAATACAAGGTGCTCTTGTTGTAAACATTGGAGATATTCTACAG CTTATGAGCAATGACAAGTTTATCAGTGTTTATCACCGGGTTTTGTCCAAGACAATAGGCCCTAGAATTTCAGTATCAAGCTTCTTCATGAACTTCACCATATCTGAGTGTACATCAAAAGTTTATGGTCCAATCAAGGAATTGTTATCAGATGAAAACCCTCCGCGATACAGGGACATTACAATGAAAGAAATCTTGACAAATTATTATGCAAAATGCCTTGATGGCAACTCTTACTTGATCCCTTTAAGGTTGTGA
- the LOC112802805 gene encoding 1-aminocyclopropane-1-carboxylate oxidase homolog 1 yields the protein MMELEACVDNDNSSSCYDREAELISFEDSKSGVKGLVESGVTKIPRMFYSPNFDETSTTASDSNLRSIPVIDLQNIHNNNNNNLLHVQVIDQIRSACKEWGFFQVINHGVPVDVLDEMISGIRRFHEQDVGERSLFYSRDKNKNVRYFSNGTLFKDPAANWRDTIAFVANPNPPNPQEIPHLCRDIVIEYLKRIRELGVTIFELLSEALGLNPCYLKEMGCSQDLFMMGQYYPPCPEPQLTMGTSKHTDSDFMTILLQDQMGGLQVLHDNQWVNIPPVHGALVVNIGDILQLMTNDTFVSVYHRVLAQNTGPRVSIATFFMNFSTSECTSKVYGPIKELLSEENPPIYRDITMKEFLAHNFAKGLDGNSCLHPFRL from the exons ATGATGGAGTTAGAGGCATGTGTTGATAATGATAATAGTTCTTCTTGTTATGATAGAGAAGCTGAACTAATATCTTTTGAAGATTCAAAATCAGGTGTGAAGGGTCTTGTAGAATCTGGTGTCACAAAGATCCCACGCATGTTCTATTCACCAAACTTTGATGAAACCTCAACAACAGCAAGTGACTCAAATCTGAGAAGCATCCCTGTCATAGATCTTCAAAACAtacacaacaataataataataatcttcttCATGTTCAAGTTATTGATCAAATTAGAAGTGCATGCAAGGAGTGGGGTTTCTTTCAGGTGATCAATCATGGTGTTCCTGTTgatgttcttgatgagatgatcAGTGGAATCCGTAGGTTTCATGAACAAGATGTTGGAGAAAGGTCATTATTTTACTCCAGGGATAAGAACAAGAATGTTAGGTATTTCTCCAATGGTACCCTTTTCAAAGACCCTGCTGCTAATTGGAGAGATACTATTGCTTTTGTTGCAAATCCTAATCCTCCAAATCCTCAAGAAATACCACATCTTTGTAG AGACATTGTGATAGAATATTTGAAGAGAATAAGGGAATTGGGGGTTACAATATTTGAGCTATTATCAGAGGCTCTTGGCCTTAATCCTTGTTACCTCAAAGAAATGGGGTGTTCTCAGGATCTTTTCATGATGGGTCAATACTATCCTCCATGTCCTGAACCTCAATTAACTATGGGAACTAGCAAGCACACCGATAGCGATTTCATGACAATACTCCTGCAAGATCAGATGGGAGGGCTTCAAGTTCTTCATGACAATCAATGGGTTAATATCCCTCCAGTTCATGGAGCTCTTGTTGTAAATATTGGAGATATTTTACAG CTTATGACAAATGACACATTCGTCAGTGTTTATCATCGGGTTCTAGCACAAAATACAGGGCCTAGAGTTTCGATTGCGACCTTCTTCATGAATTTTTCTACATCTGAGTGTACATCAAAGGTTTATGGTCCAATAAAAGAATTGTTATCAGAAGAGAACCCTCCAATCTACAGGGACATTACTATGAAGGAGTTCTTGGCACATAACTTTGCAAAAGGCCTTGATGGCAACTCTTGCTTGCATCCCTTCAGGTTGTGA